Below is a window of Camelina sativa cultivar DH55 chromosome 11, Cs, whole genome shotgun sequence DNA.
TCATTATCCAATCCGCAAAATAATCCTTTTTCTTGTATCTTCAGAaatttctcatcaaacattgGGAGAGCCGGAGAGAGAGGTACAAGTACAAAACACAAACTAGTTTTGATGGTCTCTAAAATTTCTTTGTTACAGCAGAGAATTCAAACAATCATCCAAGTCAAGTGTCTGTATCCAGCCCATTTTGCAGCAAGCCGGACGCCAATAGCCAATGCTGCAGCCAACAACGGTATTGGTGGTGCCCTCCTTAAGTTCTGGCTCTCTTCCTCTGAGGAGGTTTTAGTTGAATTGTGATACATGGCTAGAGCCAGATACCCTGTGATGGCCACTACTCTCACCCATGGTTCCCCTACTCCTGCCAGAACAGCTGCGGAAGGAAGAGCCGAGGTCACATCGTCTCTCTTCTTTATCAACCGGGAATACCCATACAGCCCCAACAAAACAGTCCAGAAGAAAGGCTCTGAGATGTAACTCTGCACAGCTGCGTACCCAACAAGACCCGCAATAGTTACCACATAAGGCTGCTTGCTTATCGAGTTTGGCGCAACAGCTTCTCCTATGGCAAGCACTGATGATGCAAGAAGGATCACCGTGGTTAACTCTCTCACAGGCGTGTAAGCCACAATCCCAGAGTAGAACGCCCGGATACTGTACATTGCAGTCTCAACAAGGCTGATGAGAGAAGTGATGGGATCGCCTATAAAGTGGAAGACAAGAGCCAATGCGAACTTGGAAAGGTCTCCTACAAACCCAAGGATAGCAAAAGCTGCTTTTCTCCAGTTGGATAGCTCAAACAAGACTACTCTCCACGCATACATAAGAAACCCTAACGCTGCAACAGGTGATCAAGATGTTACTTAATCTATCCACAAAGAATATATTCCCCTGATCCAACTATGCAACAAGGTAGGTGAAATACACAAGAACCCTCGAACTAATAGACTAATATTCAAATAATCCATCAATTTACAATCTAAAAGGGAGAAactaaaaccaatcaaactcTAAATCAGAAACGCTCCAGCAATTGAGAACAGAACAACATCAAAAATGGaatttttaaatccaaaatttGATCTTTCCGGTTTAATTCGAGTTGTTAGAAGAATACCACTCAAACTAAGGTAAAGGTAATGGAAAGTACCAACAAAGCAAGGCCATATAACAGGGCTGTCCGGAGCTTCTTTGGTCAAATATCTGAATCTATCAGGCATCGTGCTCTCTCGCCTCGCAAATCGCTCCGCCTCATCTTCAATCTCACCCTTTGGTGCATTTTCTTTCTCGCACCTCGTCGAAACCCTAAGTCTAACACTCAGAAACTTCCCCGGAACCCCGAAACCACGGAGACTTCCGCCGGCATTTGAAAACTGCGGCAGTGGAGCAAGTGTGAGCTTATTATCACCACTAAGATAAGAAAGCCGCGACACAGGAGAAAAAGGAATACGAGAATTGAGGcagaagatggaagaagaagaagaaaaaaaaagagatgaagagagagCTAAGAGCGTCATCGTCGTCCTGACCTGAAGCTTCTAAAGCTTTTCCCAAGAAGAACAAATACACTATAGCTCATAGCAGCAGTCAACAATGGGCCATCACATATTGGGCTTAGGCCCATATATCTTCTTACTCTTACGGCCCATATATAataagtgaagaagaaggagaagaagcattaAGCGTTTGCCCTACCGTTACCAGTCCCCGCCGAGAAACGAGTAGCAGCAGCCATGGCCGACGTAGTTCAGTACCGCCTCGAGCGGATGGTTGACGAGCTTGATGATTTAGAGCGTAGAGGAATCTTCACTCGTGCAGAGATTAGTGAGATCGTGAAGCAGAGGCGTAAGTTCGAGTACCGATTAAAGCGTCCGAGCCCACTCAAAGAGGATTTTATAGCCTATATTGACTATGAGGTCAAGCTCGATGAGCTTCGCCTGCTACGTAGGAAAGCGGTGAGGCGTGACTCTacgaagagaaagaagaaatcggTTTCTGATTTCGCCGGTGTTGCTAGGATTGTGGAGATTTATAGATTGGCTACTATGAGGTATAAGGGAGATATCAATTTGTGGTTTAGGTATCTCGAGTTCTGTAAACAGAAGAGGCATGGGAGAATTAAGAAGGTAATAAAGCtttcaaatttgatattttttaactGTTTTGTTGATGAGATTTTGGAAGATAGGTATGTGTGGATGATTTAATTTGCGTTTATCTTTATCTGCAACATGTGTAGGCCTTGGCTCAAGCTATTAGGTTTCATCCAAAAGTTGCTGGAGTGTGGATATATGCTGCGGCTTGGGAATTTGATAGAAACTTGAATGTTGCTGCAGCTCGTGCTCTTATGCAGAATGGACTCAGAGCGTGTTCTAACTCTGAAGACTTGTGGGTTGAGTATCTGCGGATGGAACTTACTTACTTAAATAAGCTGAAAGCTCGTAGAGTTGCCCTTGGTGAGGATAAAGGAAGTTTGGTGCGTGACACGAAAAGCGTCGAGGATGAGAAGTGGAAAGATGAAAACAAAGAGTTGTTTATGTCGCTGGATGAGAAAGAAGGGAATGAAAAGGAAGAAAGTGACGACTCTAATGTTGAAGATGTTGAGGATGTGACTGAGAAAGTTGACTTCTTTCGGGAAAAAGGGTCTAATGTTCTTCAGGCTATCTATAGTGGAGCCGTTGAGGCTCTTCCTTCTAGTTTTGACTTGAGGAAGCGTTTTTTGGAGATTCTAGAGGCAATAGACTTGGCCCATTCAGATGAAATCCGGAATACGATTCTAAGTGATCTGAAGCGTGATTTTTCCAAGGATCCTGAATACTGGAATTGGCTTGCTAGACATGAAATGAGTGGTTGCATTAGCAAAGAGAGAAGCCTAGAGTTTGCCAATCCTCAAATGCAAAAGGCTATTCAGGTAAAGCTCATCTCCACTTATGTATATACTTAATAACTAGGAAGTATTAATTTCAGTAAATGCCGAAGTCTGCTGAAAATGGCAGCCATAGTTTTCCGGCACTTCCTTgaaatatacattatataaatcaaagtttAGTCTTAATTTTCCTCctactcttttttgtttgatcttgaATTCAAAATCTCTAGTATGATAATGTCGGAGGAGAGGATGGGAGGAACATTGGCTATGGGGGATTTGTCTTTATGAGTGTCCTGTATCGCTCTAGCACATTCTGTTTAGGCTTACTAGTAAAAATAGAACGTCTGATAGGGCTTAAATCTTGTCTCTTGTATGCAGGTTTTTGAAGAGGGCTTGCAAACTGTTACTTCAAGTTCTATGTTTGagatttatataaagtttttgatGGAGGCTATTGTACAGTCAAATGGTGACGATGATGAAAATTCCCTTTTGGCTAATCCGGTTGGGGACTACATTACACATATCATAAACGTGTACCAAAAGGCTGATGAAACCGGGTGTTTGACTGAGGAGCTTGCGGATGAATATGTTTCTCTGTACTTGAAACTGGGAAAGACTCATGAAGGCAAGAAGCTAGCAGAAAAACTTTGCTCTGGAAAATTTACTGCATCAGCTAAGTTGTGGCTTTCAAGAGTTTCCATTGAAATAAGATCACTTTCAGGGAACTCAACTCCTAGTAAAGCAGAATTGCAgacagtctttgagctcctttCAAATGCTTGGAAGAACGTACCGATCTCAGAATCTGAGAGCCTGTGGCTTATGGTATAtgactaatatattttctagacaatactatagtttgtTGATATATAAGACTACACTAATTAAAATGCTTATTGTATTGCAGGCTTTTAAGTTCTTTGCTCATCAGGGAACTTATTTTGACAAGCTTGTAGAGATGTCCATCCTAGCAGTAGCCAAAAACCATGGGAGTGACAATGTGTTTTCCCTTGCTTCCACGGTGGTGAAATTTGTTCTTGAAACAAAAGGGAGCCACAGTGCGAGGAAGATATACAAGAGGTGAATCACTACTCCTCCATTTTTAATGAGTCACACATGCCAATTTATTCTCACCACTGTAACCGTAAATTTGCAGGTTCTTGGCTCTTCCCGGTCCCAGTCTAGTTCTATACAAAAATTGCATTGAAATAGAGACCAACCTTTTATCCCTAGGTGATAAAGATAGTCTCAGTAATGCCCGGAAGCTATATGATTCTGCTGTTGCAAGTTACAGTCAAGACGTGGAGCTGTGGAAGAATTACTACTCATTGGAGACAAAGGTAAAGTGGATTCTTAACACCATGACTGAAAATCCATACTATGACTTAATGTTAAGTACTTTACTGACCATGTTTTCGGTGTTGATTGCAGAGGGGAACGTCAGAGACGGCTAACGGAGTGTATTGGCGTGCGAGAAAGACTCTGAAGGATTCTGCGGATTTCGTAGTTGGATCTGATTTGTAGGTAGTTTTATGGAGGAAACACTATGCTTTCCCCGTATTTGTGATCCTTAAGAAGATTTTGGTTGTAAAAAAGCAGAAGACTATGTACTGCTTTATGATTCTAGTTCTACACTAGACACATTTTTGATACAAAAACATGTTGCCATATGCCTGAGTCTTTTTGGTTTCTCCTTTCGCATGAAGactattttgttggtttttctaAGACGACCCCTTCAGCCTTCTAAAGGTTGAAATGCGACACCGTTTAGAgtccaactaaaaaaatcacTATTACTCGGGTCTCTTTCGTTGTTCGTCCCTTTCCTTTGGGGAGAATCAAACCTGTATCAGATTCGAGCTCGATGTCGTTCTTCGTTCGCCGTGCCACGAGGTTAGCTCAGATTCAATCTCAATCGGCCTCTATTACTCAACGCCGTGGTCTCACCAGTGCCGCTTGTACTCTATCTATGATTGCTTTGGAATCTCTTATCTGATCATTttcacacaaaaaacaaaaagaaaggttGAAACTTTGGGAAGGTGGCTGTTTCTTTTCGTTTCTTCTCCCAGTACATGAAAtctaagatatatattaatgtcCAGGTGATCATGGAGCTGCTAAAGTTAGCTTTTGGGAACAGCCCATGAACCCACGAAACTGGAAAGAGGAACATGTATGTGTTTGTACTTATCTAGTAGTGATATGATGGATTTGTAGGGAGTACCCAAAACGTAGTAAGATTGATTCATGCTTTTGCAGTTTGTACTTATTTGGCTATCCGGTTGGGGTCTGCTTTTCTACAGCGGTTACAAACTCTTCACCGGAGACAAAAAGGAGGTTATACTTATACACTCATTGGTTCTATTACTATACGCTCATTTGCTGCATCATACTTCTACGTTCTTAATTATTCCTCTTCACTTTGCAGCAGCCTGTAAATGCTAATGCTACACAATGAGAATGAAGTACACATCTAATAAATGGAGCTCTGTTTCTGATGAATTTACGATTATACTAGTTTCTCATATCCTCTTTGCCTGGTGAAGACGACTTAGTCTATATGTTAAACCCAACTTGTTTGTTTATAGGGCTGATAATAATACACAAATTATAGAGTATTTTACATCACTTTTTGTTTGGGATTCCATTTGGTAAAAGTATGTTCGAAATAAGAGCTCAGGGCCTTTTGGGTATTAAGAAAATGTCTCTTTCCATGTCCCATCTCCTAAATCACAGACCGTAGTAGCTGTGCCATTGACAACTTCGTCTCACAAAGCTGTCAACAGCTAATAAAATAAAGGGTAACAACAAACTATTAATAacacttttatgtttttttctctgccACTAGCCAAAAATCAAGACATGCACTAAACTCAGGCATGCTCGTCTGCATGTTCTTCTTGGAAATCAActtctttttcctacttttttttcaattgcTCCATTCACAACCATGAAGATAAGGTAAATAAGTTTGGAATTTTAGGATTAAGTTATTAAATGCAACGAACGAAGTCtgagacactttttttttcttagttgaCTGCCTCCTTCAAGCTTTCACATTGCTGGTGAAGTCGACACAAGTCTGGCAGGTACAATCTGAGAAACGGCATAACTCGCAGCCAAAACAGACGCAGGATGTGCAGCCTTTGCAAGTAGGTGAACGTGTGCAGCCTCTGTACACCTTCCTGCTCCCTCTCTCTTCCTCCCCCTCGCATGTTATCCTGCAACCACCACACCCATTCATTAGTATTATAATACCATCATTTGCATACAACTTAAAACACATACAAGGACTAAAAAGAAACCTACTTGTCGTATGGAAAATCTGAGCATTTCCAGTTTGGATCTGCCATTGCATTGTGGTGCACGCGGCATTCGTCTCTGCTCCTCAACCTGAATCTCCTCTCTTTCCCGCAATCGTTGCATCCAACAAACTCATCTCTGTGGCAAACTTTTCCACCCTGTGATTTGTTTGATCTGCTGCACTTCTTTGATGCTTCATTGTAGTATTTGAGCAGTACTGTCTTTGACAATGGAACCTTTTCACCTCCAATGATAACCCACACATTGTTTTTCCACTTCCTAGCCGTTTCTCTTCCAGAATGCTTCTCAAACGCAGCTGGTGTCAACTTGTCTACAATCATAGAATCAAAACTGTTCAAGTCAGATCACTTTTTTCGAAAGAGAGCTCCAAATGTGCATACATACTAGAAGCTACGGATGGTTTTGGTAACAACAAGAACTAGCGGCAATGAGAATGCATCAAGCTTTGACATCAGAGGTATACGCGTATGTACTACTAAGTGAGGCATATCATATGTCAATAAAGCTACCATGTGGACACTAACAAAGAGACGCAAGATCATTACAGTAACAGACAGCCCAAACATAACAGTGAAGCAAATCAAGCCAATTCATTTTCTGAAAGGACCGATCTACCACACATCATTGACCGTGAATGTTATCAAACGTTATCCAAAGCCATGGTAGCTAGTTTAACtgctaagaaagaaaagagcaGTCTTGTTGATAAAGATGTAATCATGCTAAAGACCTTAACTTTACTAGCCCATTGTAATATTAGCTAGACAGAGACCAACCAGCAAAACAAAAGGACTATAGAAAATGAAGAGCTAGAAGAAGACCACACCACCTAATGAAACAATGAAGAGAAAAAGGCAAAAGCTTTCTTAAATGTTAGAAGACAAGTCAAGAGAAAAACGAGAGGCatcaaagttttaatctttacACACATTCACATGTAACATGCACACAAATCAAAACCCATTTCCCCAAAACCATCAGAAAGACACGAGAAAGAGAcggaaggaagaaagagagagagagagagagaccttcaTCGCAGCCAGGTGTGCATTCACAGGTGATTTCAAGGTCTCCGCTTGGGAAAACCCTAAGTCTAGCAACAGCATCGCCGTATCGGTGACTGGTACAACCACACATGACCTCAACGTAATCGCCACCAACACTGACCCCACTCATCTCCTGTAGCTCCTCTTGCTTGAACAACATCGACCCACATTGTACCTCTTCCTCGTTCGCcatcactctctcttctctctctgtgaGATTTCTCTCTCCCTATAAGCGtatgagaaaaaggagagagagagagagaggagaaggaagaagaggaaggggGTTAGAATTagtagaagagagaagaagggaagGCCTCGTTTTGGGGTATAAAAGGAAAGCCCTAAAGGAGCACGCATCTCAAAAGCCGCTAAGAGAGAGATCTGATATATCAAAGCAAAAGCTTATTAAGGGCTTTTCGggagaagagatgagagagaaataaataagaaagagTGCGCCTTTATGTTTAAGCCAAAGCCCCCCCCTTTGGCTCTCTCTTTGCCTTGTGGATTTTGGGgtatagagaagaagaatacaaaagGATGTGGAATTAGCTggccaacaaaacaaaactcatggGGCATGGGACCTCTGGATTatactatatactatattatattttatagtattttgTTTATACACTATGTAGtagtatcaatatatatatcaccTACATAACAGTGTAGGGGTGATGAGATGAGAGAGAATGTAGATGGCTGATAAGAGCAGATTCAGAACAGAGGCGGTGGTgggtgagagagagatagagagaggctTTGATAAgacacaagagagaagaaagaagttgaGGAATAGGGTTGTGTCAAGTGTTTCAGGTCCTCCTTTGATTTTATAATGTCATAACTCCCTTTTTCGTTTGTACTTACTTACTTCTTCTcaccttcttcttgattttgtaatttgaaagtctttttttttttctttctctatttgaGGTTCTGCAAATTCTTGGGCTCTTCCCTTTCATCAGGATTCATGGGTTACCGAGTCATCATTTCTCCCCCCATTGgctagtttttttattaataaaagttGAAGAAATGtataaagtttggttctttaattgaaaaaaaagagagttaagtTAATCAAGCTTGTTGTGTATAAAACAACTAGTAACCAAGTACATGACGACGACGTCATTGACATATATGTCTGTTAGGTATTCTGTAATGCGCTCTAACCCCAATGtcatatctatatttgtaatgTATATGTCTGTGTTCGAGGaactcatttttttaatatagatgagGGAGACTAGTGTTATATGTAGACCCATATGAATTGTATGTATATGGTATATAGTATGTTGTTGTTATCTCAAGTACATAATGGATGGGggttgcacacaaaaaaaaacaggatgTACATACAATATAATGGTTAGATAAAAAAATGTCGCCAAACAAAAAGGAAGACAATGAAATAATCTTTTTTCAGGGTCATGAACATAAATAAGTTGTTCACTAAATTGTGGTTTTCATGTACCACCATCAAAACATTTGTTGTCTAACATTTAAGACTCTAATAAGTAGTACTTCTTCCTTCCTTCAATTCCTCGTTGTTTCCCAAAAATATGTGGAGGATGGGAATGAACTTATGGAGGAGTCTCAAAGCATTTATTTCCTGACAAATTAATGGGCTTGGGTTTTAGAAATTTATGAGCCTTGGCCTTTTCTAATTTCTACTTTCTTGGTTTTCCATACTGATATATTGCTAGTTTGCTACTCAATCTCTTTGTTCAATTTGTTGAGAATTTGAGCAATGAATTTAAAATCCGACTTATGTGTGTTTAACATAATAGTTCAACTTCtcctatttctttttttggcatatttcaaaatataagttatACATAGCTGAATAATTATTTCGTTTGCATTGCAGCAACAATGTTAGGTCCTTTTTCCATTTCAAGTTTTGGTAACACACAAAAACCAACAACGGATTGGTCGAGGTCGATCCCGCTCTTGTTCAAAAATGAGGTAAAAAATGATGGCCAGTTCAGTTCTTATCTTATTCTTTATTAGCATGACCAGTTTACGTACTTCATAACATGTCATTGTCCGTGGCAATCGGTATGTCCTTGTTGTGTGGTTAATTTGTCCCAACGATGGATGATGGGTCACTATCAAGCGAGATATTTGTCCATCctgcatactttttttttgaatatttttaaagcCTCTttacaccaaaacaaaacaaacaaacgcaCTAGCGTTCTTTTGTCTTTACAATATGAACGAGACAAATATAAGATTCGAGCTTAATGATGGGTCAGAGCTGATTCAGAtactaaaatcttataaaatgttgcggcttaaaatataattaaaaaggaaataacaCTTGAAAAAGCATAATGGATCCCAGAGTAAGTATGGGCCGCCATAATAAAAATAGGCCCATTAAGAATAACCAGTATTTACATCTCGAGAGAGTAAGTAAAGTAAGAGTTTAgtagtgaaagaagaagagagagagagagacatttcATTAATTACTAAATAAGTGTAGTAAGAAAAAATGGGATGCTGCTTTAGTGCCGGAAAAGTCACAGCTCCACCACCAGTCGCCGCCGCTGCCGCCGCTCAGATTCCTCCACCCATTGAAGAAGAATCCGTGAAAGAAGTCGTGGTTCAGTCAGTATCAGTCTCCGTACCCTTACCAATCTCCGTCCCTGTCCAAGTCCCGGACATCGTTCCCTCCGCACCCGAAGTAATCTCAGATTCAGAGCCTCAAGTTCCTCATCCTCTCTCACCTCCTCCAGCTCCGGAGATCTCTCAAAGCAAGTCAGACATTTGCAGCGTCTCTGTCTCTCACAGCTACTCAACCGCTACTACTGCTACAGCTGCTTCTATCCTCGAAGACGACGCTCTCAGCAAACCCCACcgtcctcttcctcctccttcttcttccacctctCGCCGCAACAGGCCTGACAGAGTCCTCAGATCTCCAGGAGATAGACATTCTCCTCAGGGTGGGAAACAGCTCCGTCCTAGGTTAGTCCGAGAGAGACAGTCTCGTCAACCTAACCCTACTCACAACCGGCGGAATGCGGATTCGGGTCCACTCCCACGGAGCGGGTTATCCGATAACCCGAGACGCCGCTCACAGTCTCCAGCCACTCGTGGCCCGAGTGCCGCAAGGAGAAGCCCCATGAAAAAGCGAGAAAAAGCTCCGGAGAAAGACGGAGCAACAACAGAggtgaagaaggaagaagttgaggtaaagaaggaagaagatggagaagctgtgAAAGACCCTGAAGTGTCAATGGAATGCTTCATCTTTCTCTGATGAATCTCTTCTCACTACGTTCATCATTTAACTCTGATGTGATTGATTtgatcttagtttttttttttctttccctgttttgatttgtaaattgcGGAATGTATCATATAACCAAATCTTTTGCggatcttttcctttttttgtttgtttattgttcaTTGACTAGTAAAAAGTAAAAGGGGAAGCCTACGCAACAACGCTTCACAAATTCCATGGCTTTATTTTTATGGAGATTGCTGCTCTTTTTGCTCTGGGATAAGCAGACACAGAGACAAAGAACACTGTTCTGTTTATCACTCACTCGACTACATAAagacttgtctttttttctttttcttttaggcttcataaagaaaataataaagtcCTAATAAGAGTAACCActaatggtaaaaaaaattcaagaaggTTTTGAGAAAGAGctgcttgatgatgatgaggagtaGTACTGAGGACATGGCTTAGCAATGAACGTTGGGACATCTTCTCCAGGCATCAATACTGATATCTCTCTCTTACATACATCCATCTACATATacatacaaaaacacaaaagattATAATACTACATGACATCATCATCCCACACAAAAGACAACTAGTGTGTAGACAAATCCTCTTAACATATTGCTACTAGTATCTTATTTCCTCCTCTGCGTGAATATATATTCAAACCTCGTTGCATGAATCAAGGGGTTTTGTATCCCCATAGAATAATTATACATTTAATGTAATCCTTTTTTGGACtttgcaatatttttaaaagatacgaCAAAAAAGAGCTTCCTCCTCCAGCATAAACCCTGCTAAATAAATCGTCATTTACATTTCAACACACTAATCAACCAAATCCTGACTACCTACAGAGTTCATCGAACTTATTCTATGCATCGGCAAGTTTGTTTTTATCTCAGTCTCACCGCttaacaaaacaataacataGTTATGATCATAATATTTGGAATGATCACCTCATTAGATGCAAGGACAAAACGAATAATCTTGAGTAAAGAGAATCAACACAACCAAGAACGTAGGCAAAAAAAGTGTAGAGAGCAAAAGAGTGATGAACCTTGGGGGAAGCAAAAGGAGGAAGCTTTGAGTCGAGAGGTGGTAATGGAGGAGTTTgcttaaagaaaacaaacttcTCGAAGATAGCCATTAAGACGAAGAGACAGATTAAAACTGCGGTTGCTACCAAACAAAACGGTAAAGCACTCACCGATCTCTTAAAAGgtccttctcctccttctccctCCGCCGCTAAAGGAGCCTCCGTTCCAAACCTACGATGGTCGTATCCGCCGCTCATTTTTAAACTTGAATGAATGAGAGACTACTAAGCTagtgaaaacagaggaagaaattCGAAAGAAGATTATTGCCAAAGTTCACATTACTATTAGTTTGACTagtcaacaacaacactcaACATTCTTACTACCTTCGTATTTAGGGCTTTTATTCTTTGATGGGCCTTCTCTAAATGGGCCTATCTTGCTcaagttataaataaaaaacacgagCGACGGACGAAATCGATCGCATAAGGAGAGCAGAGCAAATCTCTCGGAATCCCGCGAAAAACTTGATCGGACAATGGCGAAGATTGTGCCCATTGATGAGGATGAgatagaggagaagaagaagaagatgaagatgaaaaaccGAAACCATGGATCCACGAACTTCTTCGTGTTCGTTGATTACCTTTtcctctttatatttttctgctttctttgtttcatcatcttcaaggtATTGGGTGCGTGAGAACCAACCCTTTCATCGcctttggtttttttgttattcatggTGATCTTTTTCTTATCACATTGTAATTACATCATCGCAATTTTGGTTTGACGCTATGAACAGGGAAACTTAAATTTCGCATCCCTCTGTCCATAATCTCattgtcttgttttgttgtcagagtattacatttttttggttgcagttgTCATTGGTTTTTGGTAAATGCTGAGATGATTTTTGTgattttcatctcttctttcatCAACTGACAAATCTTTACACTCTGCTAAaggaattttttgtttgttacttttgaATCAACCTTGATcgttagaaaacaaattttgtaacaaGAACGGTTTGATTAGAGAGACTGACTGTATCCT
It encodes the following:
- the LOC104722086 gene encoding U3 small nucleolar RNA-associated protein 6 homolog yields the protein MADVVQYRLERMVDELDDLERRGIFTRAEISEIVKQRRKFEYRLKRPSPLKEDFIAYIDYEVKLDELRLLRRKAVRRDSTKRKKKSVSDFAGVARIVEIYRLATMRYKGDINLWFRYLEFCKQKRHGRIKKALAQAIRFHPKVAGVWIYAAAWEFDRNLNVAAARALMQNGLRACSNSEDLWVEYLRMELTYLNKLKARRVALGEDKGSLVRDTKSVEDEKWKDENKELFMSLDEKEGNEKEESDDSNVEDVEDVTEKVDFFREKGSNVLQAIYSGAVEALPSSFDLRKRFLEILEAIDLAHSDEIRNTILSDLKRDFSKDPEYWNWLARHEMSGCISKERSLEFANPQMQKAIQVFEEGLQTVTSSSMFEIYIKFLMEAIVQSNGDDDENSLLANPVGDYITHIINVYQKADETGCLTEELADEYVSLYLKLGKTHEGKKLAEKLCSGKFTASAKLWLSRVSIEIRSLSGNSTPSKAELQTVFELLSNAWKNVPISESESLWLMAFKFFAHQGTYFDKLVEMSILAVAKNHGSDNVFSLASTVVKFVLETKGSHSARKIYKRFLALPGPSLVLYKNCIEIETNLLSLGDKDSLSNARKLYDSAVASYSQDVELWKNYYSLETKRGTSETANGVYWRARKTLKDSADFVVGSDL
- the LOC104722085 gene encoding uncharacterized protein LOC104722085: MTLLALSSSLFFSSSSSIFCLNSRIPFSPVSRLSYLSGDNKLTLAPLPQFSNAGGSLRGFGVPGKFLSVRLRVSTRCEKENAPKGEIEDEAERFARRESTMPDRFRYLTKEAPDSPVIWPCFVALGFLMYAWRVVLFELSNWRKAAFAILGFVGDLSKFALALVFHFIGDPITSLISLVETAMYSIRAFYSGIVAYTPVRELTTVILLASSVLAIGEAVAPNSISKQPYVVTIAGLVGYAAVQSYISEPFFWTVLLGLYGYSRLIKKRDDVTSALPSAAVLAGVGEPWVRVVAITGYLALAMYHNSTKTSSEEESQNLRRAPPIPLLAAALAIGVRLAAKWAGYRHLTWMIV
- the LOC104727705 gene encoding uncharacterized protein LOC104727705; this encodes MNNKKTKGDERSLIHSSLKMSGGYDHRRFGTEAPLAAEGEGGEGPFKRSVSALPFCLVATAVLICLFVLMAIFEKFVFFKQTPPLPPLDSKLPPFASPKMDVCKREISVLMPGEDVPTFIAKPCPQYYSSSSSSSSFSKPS
- the LOC104722088 gene encoding proline-rich receptor-like protein kinase PERK9, translated to MGCCFSAGKVTAPPPVAAAAAAQIPPPIEEESVKEVVVQSVSVSVPLPISVPVQVPDIVPSAPEVISDSEPQVPHPLSPPPAPEISQSKSDICSVSVSHSYSTATTATAASILEDDALSKPHRPLPPPSSSTSRRNRPDRVLRSPGDRHSPQGGKQLRPRLVRERQSRQPNPTHNRRNADSGPLPRSGLSDNPRRRSQSPATRGPSAARRSPMKKREKAPEKDGATTEVKKEEVEVKKEEDGEAVKDPEVSMECFIFL
- the LOC104722087 gene encoding protein ULTRAPETALA 1, with translation MANEEEVQCGSMLFKQEELQEMSGVSVGGDYVEVMCGCTSHRYGDAVARLRVFPSGDLEITCECTPGCDEDKLTPAAFEKHSGRETARKWKNNVWVIIGGEKVPLSKTVLLKYYNEASKKCSRSNKSQGGKVCHRDEFVGCNDCGKERRFRLRSRDECRVHHNAMADPNWKCSDFPYDKITCEGEEERGSRKVYRGCTRSPTCKGCTSCVCFGCELCRFSDCTCQTCVDFTSNVKA